A section of the Rossellomorea marisflavi genome encodes:
- a CDS encoding NCS2 family permease: MKAFFKFEERGTNYRKETLAGITTFLSMAYILVVNPIILSQTGMDKGALFTATALSAIVGSLLIGLLANFPVGIAPSMGLNSFFTFSVCIGMGVPWETALTGVFIAGIIFMILSLMKIREKIINVIPSDLKFAIAGGIGFFVAFIGFKNAGLIQANEDTIVSIGNLGSPGALLAVFGFIVTLMLLVKGIKGGIFYGMVITTILGMVVGQIAVPHSVVGAVPSLSPTFGVVFSHLGDIFSLKIFAVIFTFLFVAFFDTAGALIAVASQAGLMKDNQIPNAGRALLADSASGVAGSIFGTSTTASFVESSAGVAVGGRTGFTSVIIALGFAVALFFSPILSVITPEVTAPALIIVGALMATEVRHIDWGKLEVFIPSFLTIIMMPLTSSVATGIAAGFVLYPFAMIASKKAREVHPIMYVLAALFILFFAVS, encoded by the coding sequence ATGAAAGCATTCTTCAAATTCGAAGAACGTGGTACAAACTACCGTAAAGAAACATTGGCAGGCATTACAACCTTCCTATCCATGGCATATATTCTGGTTGTCAATCCGATTATATTAAGCCAGACCGGCATGGACAAAGGTGCCCTTTTCACCGCTACTGCGCTCTCTGCCATCGTGGGATCGCTCCTGATCGGACTGCTGGCCAACTTCCCTGTTGGGATTGCACCCAGTATGGGGCTCAACTCCTTCTTCACGTTTTCCGTCTGTATCGGAATGGGTGTTCCATGGGAAACAGCACTGACCGGTGTCTTCATTGCCGGCATCATCTTCATGATCTTGAGCTTGATGAAAATACGCGAAAAAATAATCAACGTCATCCCGTCCGATCTGAAATTCGCAATCGCCGGGGGTATTGGCTTCTTCGTTGCTTTCATCGGTTTTAAAAATGCCGGGCTGATCCAGGCGAATGAGGATACCATCGTATCCATAGGAAACCTCGGATCTCCAGGGGCACTGCTTGCTGTCTTCGGTTTCATCGTCACCCTGATGCTTCTTGTGAAGGGCATCAAGGGAGGAATTTTCTATGGCATGGTGATCACGACCATTCTAGGCATGGTCGTCGGACAAATTGCTGTGCCTCATTCCGTGGTTGGAGCGGTACCAAGTCTGTCTCCTACGTTCGGAGTCGTGTTCAGCCATCTCGGCGACATCTTCTCCCTGAAGATCTTCGCCGTCATCTTCACCTTCCTCTTCGTGGCGTTCTTCGACACGGCAGGTGCTTTGATTGCCGTCGCAAGTCAAGCAGGTTTGATGAAAGACAACCAAATCCCGAATGCCGGGCGCGCCTTGCTGGCTGATTCCGCCTCTGGTGTTGCCGGGTCCATCTTCGGGACTTCCACGACGGCATCTTTTGTAGAATCATCTGCAGGAGTTGCCGTAGGGGGACGCACAGGCTTCACTTCTGTGATCATCGCACTCGGTTTCGCTGTTGCTCTCTTCTTTTCGCCGATCCTGTCAGTCATTACGCCCGAAGTGACGGCGCCGGCACTGATCATTGTCGGTGCATTGATGGCAACAGAAGTCAGACACATTGACTGGGGAAAACTTGAGGTTTTCATCCCGTCTTTCCTTACCATCATCATGATGCCTCTTACCTCAAGCGTTGCGACGGGCATTGCTGCAGGGTTCGTTTTGTATCCCTTCGCCATGATTGCGTCGAAAAAGGCCAGGGAAGTTCATCCGATCATGTATGTACTGGCGGCGCTGTTCATCTTATTCTTCGCCGTCTCATGA
- a CDS encoding YhcN/YlaJ family sporulation lipoprotein has product MKKLILTGASILMISAAAAGCASKNGTDKEGMNDNLQNVNYDNQAERDYNNNQMNDGMMNDGNYSISEEAANKVANLDNVKSSYVMATDHNAYVAAVLDNGKLSKDLEDKITKQVKETNGSIHNVYISTNPAFVDRMKDYSGKVKNGQPIEGLGEEISGMIRSVFPNRNQ; this is encoded by the coding sequence ATGAAAAAATTGATCCTTACGGGAGCATCGATCTTGATGATCTCTGCTGCAGCTGCTGGATGTGCTTCTAAAAACGGTACAGATAAAGAAGGTATGAATGACAACCTTCAAAATGTGAACTATGACAACCAGGCCGAACGTGACTATAACAACAATCAAATGAATGATGGAATGATGAATGATGGGAACTACTCCATCTCAGAGGAGGCGGCCAATAAGGTTGCCAACCTTGATAACGTAAAGAGCTCCTATGTCATGGCGACCGACCATAATGCCTATGTAGCGGCAGTCCTCGATAATGGAAAATTGAGCAAAGACCTCGAAGACAAGATCACAAAGCAAGTGAAGGAAACAAATGGAAGCATCCATAACGTCTACATTTCAACCAACCCTGCATTCGTTGACCGTATGAAGGATTATTCCGGCAAGGTGAAAAACGGTCAGCCGATCGAAGGCCTCGGAGAAGAAATCAGCGGTATGATCCGCAGCGTATTCCCGAACCGCAACCAATAA
- a CDS encoding DUF4395 domain-containing protein — protein sequence MKSKTIPKPLVQLNQWSIILFVLSFWIFQVEHFLLVPLAANACGAFLGFNPIVKAGRAFLRKDASSYIQEDADQQRFNSTIAVICLAAGYASSLAGWSVASVVFTALVFVSAAVALLGFCIGCFIRFQWKRYQYKRSNG from the coding sequence ATGAAGTCGAAAACGATTCCTAAACCTCTTGTCCAGTTGAATCAGTGGAGCATCATCCTTTTTGTTCTCAGCTTCTGGATCTTTCAAGTGGAGCATTTCCTTCTGGTCCCATTGGCAGCCAATGCCTGTGGTGCATTTTTAGGGTTCAATCCGATCGTAAAAGCGGGCAGGGCGTTTTTACGAAAAGATGCCTCCAGCTATATTCAGGAGGACGCGGACCAACAAAGGTTCAACAGTACGATTGCAGTGATCTGTCTGGCTGCGGGCTATGCATCCTCCCTTGCAGGTTGGTCGGTCGCATCGGTCGTGTTCACCGCTTTGGTATTCGTATCGGCGGCCGTGGCATTGCTTGGCTTCTGCATCGGCTGCTTCATTCGTTTTCAATGGAAAAGGTATCAGTATAAACGATCAAATGGATGA
- a CDS encoding ABC-F family ATP-binding cassette domain-containing protein, which produces MIQVSDVSLRFGDRKLFEDVNIKFTPGNCYGLIGANGAGKSTFLKILSGEIESQTGHVSMGSGERLAVLKQNHFEYEEHEVLKVVIMGHSRLYEVMQEKDAIYMKEDFSDEDGMKAAELEGEFAELNGWEAESEAAILLKGLGIGENLHTKLMSELTGGEKVKVLLAQALFGKPDVLLLDEPTNNLDLQAIQWLEDFLINFENTVIVVSHDRHFLNKVCTHIADLDFSKIQIYVGNYDFWYESSQLALKMAQDQNKKKEEKIKELQAFVARFSANASKSKQATSRKKSLEKISLDDIKPSSRRYPYVHFQTGREIGNDVLRVEGLSKTIDGVKVLNNVSFIMNKEDKIALIGKNEIAKTTLFKILAGEMEPDSGSFKWGVTTSQAYFPNDNSKYFQGSEQTLVDWLRQYSPDDESETFLRGFLGRMLFSGEEVLKKPSVLSGGEKVRCMLSKMMLSSSNVLMLDEPTNHLDLESITALNNGLINFKGAMIFASHDHQFVQTIANRIIELTDEGLIDKESSYDEFLEMRAAQKA; this is translated from the coding sequence ATGATCCAAGTATCAGATGTAAGTTTGCGTTTCGGCGACCGAAAATTATTCGAGGACGTCAATATAAAATTCACACCGGGGAACTGTTACGGCTTGATCGGTGCAAACGGTGCCGGCAAGTCCACATTCTTAAAAATATTATCAGGAGAGATCGAATCCCAAACCGGCCATGTTTCCATGGGGTCAGGTGAGCGACTCGCTGTCTTGAAACAGAACCACTTTGAATATGAAGAACATGAAGTCCTCAAAGTAGTCATCATGGGACATAGTCGTCTTTATGAAGTAATGCAGGAAAAAGACGCCATTTATATGAAAGAGGACTTCTCTGATGAAGATGGCATGAAAGCAGCGGAACTTGAAGGTGAGTTTGCAGAATTGAATGGGTGGGAAGCCGAGTCAGAAGCCGCGATCCTTCTAAAGGGTCTTGGAATCGGTGAAAACCTCCATACAAAGCTGATGTCTGAGCTTACAGGTGGAGAAAAAGTAAAAGTACTCCTTGCACAGGCACTATTCGGCAAACCCGATGTCCTGCTTCTTGATGAGCCGACGAATAACCTTGACCTTCAAGCAATCCAGTGGCTTGAAGACTTCTTGATCAATTTCGAAAACACCGTCATCGTCGTATCCCATGACCGTCACTTCTTGAATAAAGTGTGTACGCACATTGCAGACCTTGATTTCAGCAAGATCCAGATTTATGTCGGGAACTACGATTTCTGGTATGAGTCCAGCCAGCTCGCTCTGAAGATGGCACAGGATCAGAATAAGAAAAAAGAAGAGAAAATCAAAGAGCTCCAGGCTTTCGTTGCACGTTTCAGTGCCAACGCATCCAAGTCGAAACAGGCGACTTCACGTAAGAAATCCCTTGAAAAAATCAGCCTTGATGACATCAAGCCAAGCTCAAGGCGCTACCCTTACGTTCACTTCCAAACCGGGCGTGAAATCGGAAATGATGTCCTTCGCGTAGAAGGCCTCAGCAAAACGATTGATGGCGTGAAGGTACTGAACAATGTCAGCTTCATCATGAACAAGGAAGATAAGATTGCCCTTATCGGTAAGAATGAAATTGCCAAAACAACCCTTTTCAAAATCCTCGCTGGAGAGATGGAGCCGGATAGCGGTTCTTTCAAATGGGGCGTCACAACGAGTCAGGCATACTTCCCGAACGATAACTCGAAGTACTTCCAAGGTAGCGAACAGACCCTCGTCGACTGGCTTCGTCAATATTCACCAGATGATGAGAGCGAAACGTTCCTGCGCGGATTCCTTGGACGCATGCTGTTCTCCGGAGAAGAAGTATTGAAAAAGCCGAGCGTGCTTTCCGGAGGGGAAAAAGTGCGCTGTATGCTGTCGAAGATGATGCTCAGCTCATCGAACGTGCTTATGCTCGATGAACCGACGAATCACTTGGACCTTGAATCCATCACTGCCCTCAATAATGGATTGATCAACTTCAAAGGCGCCATGATCTTCGCCTCCCATGACCATCAGTTCGTTCAAACGATCGCGAACCGCATCATTGAACTTACCGACGAAGGACTTATTGACAAAGAATCATCTTATGATGAATTCCTTGAAATGAGAGCGGCGCAAAAAGCCTGA
- the recQ gene encoding DNA helicase RecQ, with the protein MQQATNVLKEYFGYDSFRTGQDEIVQHVLAGNDTVGIMPTGGGKSLCYQVPSLLLDGVTVVISPLISLMKDQVDALIQQGIPATYINSTLTARETDETMAGLSAGEYKLLYIAPERLESRSFLRFLQTLPIPLVAVDEAHCLSQWGHDFRPSYMNISSAVAQLPTNPVILALTATATPQVQQDILHHLQIRDENMVLTGFERDNLFFQVVKGENRKKWVENYVKKNRDHSGIIYCATRKEVEALHQLLERKGIAVGKYHGGLSDSLREEQQDAFLNDSISIMVATNAFGMGINKSNVRYVIHYQLPKNMEGYYQEAGRAGRDGVDSECILLFAPQDIQTQRYIIEQNISPDMQMNEMQKLREMIDFAHTESCLQQYILTYFGEKGDARCGKCSNCLDDREQEDVTVKAQMVLSCMLRMNERFGTSLIAGVLTGSKNKKIKDWRFDQLSTYGLMKDQSQKDVSLFIEYLIAEGVIAVEGGSYPILKVSSKGKEVLLGQRSISRKIQKTMVRVIQKEDPLFESLRQIRKELAESAGVPPFVIFSDKTLHDMSDKRPKSRDEFLDVSGVGQNKLVKYGDAFLKGIADFEERAVMEEEPGERMEEEGPSHIVSYQLFMEGYDPKQIASRRGMSSTTIENHIARAYEEGVGKDWTRLFSEEEEGLIRGAVQEAGSDKLKPIKELLPDEISYFQIKAFLAKQT; encoded by the coding sequence TTGCAGCAAGCAACGAATGTTTTAAAAGAGTATTTCGGCTATGATTCATTCAGAACGGGACAGGATGAAATTGTCCAACACGTTTTAGCCGGAAACGACACCGTCGGAATCATGCCGACTGGAGGAGGGAAGTCCCTTTGTTACCAGGTCCCGTCTCTGCTCCTGGATGGAGTGACCGTCGTCATTTCACCCCTGATCTCCTTGATGAAGGATCAGGTAGATGCCCTTATCCAACAAGGGATACCAGCTACTTACATAAATAGTACCCTCACAGCAAGAGAAACGGATGAAACGATGGCTGGCCTGTCAGCGGGTGAATATAAGCTCCTTTATATCGCACCAGAGCGACTGGAATCAAGGAGTTTCCTTCGATTCCTCCAAACCCTGCCCATCCCCCTGGTAGCGGTGGATGAAGCCCACTGCCTTTCCCAATGGGGACACGATTTCAGACCGAGCTACATGAACATCTCCTCGGCTGTGGCCCAGCTCCCGACAAATCCTGTTATCCTCGCTTTGACGGCAACTGCAACCCCACAAGTTCAGCAGGATATCCTACATCATCTTCAAATTCGTGATGAGAATATGGTATTGACGGGATTCGAACGGGATAACCTGTTCTTCCAAGTCGTCAAAGGGGAAAATCGAAAAAAATGGGTTGAAAACTATGTTAAAAAGAACAGGGATCACTCAGGGATCATTTACTGTGCCACAAGAAAGGAAGTCGAAGCTTTGCACCAGCTTCTCGAGCGGAAGGGGATAGCAGTCGGCAAATACCACGGTGGTTTATCCGATAGCCTCCGTGAAGAGCAGCAGGATGCATTCCTGAATGACTCGATTTCCATCATGGTTGCCACGAATGCCTTCGGGATGGGCATCAATAAATCGAATGTGCGGTATGTGATCCACTATCAACTGCCGAAGAATATGGAAGGCTATTATCAGGAAGCAGGACGGGCAGGACGTGATGGAGTCGACAGTGAATGTATACTCCTATTCGCTCCTCAGGATATTCAGACTCAGCGATACATCATCGAGCAGAATATTTCACCCGACATGCAGATGAACGAAATGCAAAAGCTCAGGGAGATGATTGATTTTGCCCACACAGAGTCCTGCCTTCAACAATATATTCTCACCTACTTCGGAGAGAAGGGCGATGCAAGATGCGGGAAATGCAGCAACTGCCTTGATGACCGTGAACAGGAAGATGTAACGGTCAAAGCACAGATGGTCCTGTCCTGTATGCTCAGGATGAATGAGCGATTCGGTACCTCCTTGATTGCCGGGGTCCTGACCGGATCAAAGAATAAAAAAATCAAAGATTGGCGTTTTGATCAGCTCTCCACATACGGACTCATGAAAGATCAATCGCAAAAGGATGTCTCCCTTTTCATTGAGTATCTGATCGCCGAAGGGGTGATCGCGGTAGAAGGGGGGAGCTACCCCATTCTTAAAGTATCTTCAAAGGGAAAAGAGGTCCTGTTGGGCCAGAGGTCGATTTCAAGAAAGATACAAAAGACCATGGTCAGGGTCATCCAGAAGGAAGATCCCCTTTTCGAATCACTACGTCAGATCCGAAAAGAGTTGGCAGAAAGTGCTGGTGTTCCGCCATTTGTCATCTTCTCGGACAAGACGCTTCATGACATGAGCGATAAGCGCCCTAAATCAAGGGATGAATTCCTCGATGTGAGCGGGGTGGGACAGAATAAGCTCGTTAAATATGGGGATGCGTTCCTGAAAGGAATTGCAGACTTTGAAGAGAGGGCAGTCATGGAAGAAGAGCCCGGAGAACGGATGGAAGAAGAGGGGCCGTCACATATCGTGAGCTATCAGCTGTTCATGGAAGGATACGATCCAAAGCAGATTGCATCACGTAGAGGTATGAGTTCGACGACGATCGAGAATCATATCGCCCGTGCCTACGAAGAAGGGGTAGGAAAGGATTGGACCCGCTTGTTTTCAGAAGAGGAGGAAGGGTTGATCAGGGGGGCGGTGCAAGAGGCAGGCTCGGATAAACTGAAGCCTATCAAAGAGCTCCTACCTGATGAAATCAGTTATTTCCAGATCAAAGCATTCCTTGCAAAACAGACATAA
- a CDS encoding cold-inducible protein YdjO-related protein: protein MAFGRRNQVEEEIKTEETKIWACSAEDCKGWMRDNFKSEDTPKCPLCKEDMVQSTKVLQVVDNPHPTLKTS from the coding sequence ATGGCTTTTGGTCGTAGAAATCAAGTTGAGGAAGAAATTAAAACGGAAGAAACAAAAATTTGGGCTTGTTCCGCTGAAGATTGTAAAGGCTGGATGAGAGATAATTTTAAAAGCGAAGACACACCTAAGTGTCCATTATGTAAAGAAGACATGGTACAGTCAACCAAGGTTTTGCAGGTTGTGGATAATCCCCACCCTACCTTGAAGACTTCCTGA
- a CDS encoding spore germination protein codes for MIRSKQQKPFGSVLSDALNGRIQTSSDLVLRQVVKSSQAFTIAYLEDLIDSEALHSHILRPLEDWPDPLSDEEVHNVISIGGLSTTESVEDAISQLLNGAAIVFQEESQYATIADISDPGTRSLEKAETESLVFGPKISFTESISKNLNLVRANVNDPNLCVETFEVGDRLKRKVQMVYIKDLADEENVNTFRQRIRDIEVDSILDSTVLTQMIEDNSYTFFPQFLTTELPDRVSVSLLHGKVGVLVDRSPTVIIGPSTFLSFFESTEDIYLRWNMGTFLRIVRFIAIFFSILLTPAYVAVITYHYEVIPSALLVSLGQSRSNVPFPPVFEALLLEFIIELLREAGARLPTKVGQTMGIVGGIVIGQASVEAGFTSNILIIIIAISALGSFTAPSYAIGTAVRVIRFPLIVMAGLYGGLGMMFCFCFLLIHLLRLTTLGRPYLSPAYPFRYQDLKYSLFRLPYQFLSKRPVTNHPSDTGRIPEEKIKHKK; via the coding sequence ATGATCAGGAGTAAACAACAGAAACCTTTCGGCAGCGTCCTTTCAGACGCTTTGAATGGGCGAATACAAACCAGCAGCGATCTCGTGTTAAGGCAGGTTGTAAAGAGCTCCCAAGCTTTCACCATCGCGTATTTGGAAGACCTTATCGATTCAGAGGCTCTACATAGTCACATACTGAGGCCACTTGAAGACTGGCCTGACCCTTTGTCAGACGAAGAAGTCCATAACGTGATTTCCATCGGTGGGCTTTCCACCACAGAATCCGTTGAAGACGCAATCAGTCAGCTTCTCAACGGTGCGGCCATCGTCTTTCAAGAAGAATCACAATACGCAACAATAGCAGATATCAGTGATCCGGGTACAAGGAGTCTGGAAAAGGCTGAAACCGAATCACTCGTTTTCGGTCCAAAGATATCGTTTACCGAGTCGATATCGAAAAATCTCAATTTGGTCCGGGCCAATGTAAATGACCCCAACTTATGCGTGGAAACCTTCGAAGTTGGCGACCGGCTGAAACGCAAGGTGCAGATGGTCTATATCAAGGACCTTGCCGATGAAGAGAATGTTAATACCTTCCGTCAGCGCATCCGTGATATTGAAGTGGACAGCATTTTGGACTCAACGGTTCTGACTCAGATGATAGAGGATAATTCTTATACGTTTTTCCCACAGTTCCTCACAACAGAACTCCCTGACCGGGTGAGTGTTTCACTTCTGCATGGTAAGGTAGGTGTCCTGGTGGACAGGAGTCCGACGGTCATCATCGGCCCTTCCACTTTTCTAAGTTTTTTTGAATCCACGGAAGATATCTATCTACGTTGGAACATGGGGACATTCCTCCGCATTGTCCGTTTCATAGCCATCTTTTTCTCGATCCTGCTTACCCCTGCTTACGTGGCCGTCATTACGTATCATTACGAGGTGATTCCATCCGCCCTGCTTGTCTCGCTCGGCCAATCGCGCTCGAACGTCCCCTTCCCTCCCGTCTTCGAAGCGCTTCTATTGGAATTCATCATTGAGTTACTAAGGGAAGCAGGAGCAAGATTACCGACCAAAGTGGGGCAGACGATGGGTATCGTCGGAGGGATCGTGATCGGGCAGGCTTCTGTTGAAGCGGGATTTACAAGCAATATCCTGATTATCATCATCGCCATCAGCGCCTTGGGTTCTTTTACCGCTCCGAGCTATGCCATCGGGACGGCTGTCAGGGTGATCCGGTTCCCACTGATCGTCATGGCTGGTCTATACGGAGGGCTGGGGATGATGTTTTGTTTTTGCTTCCTACTCATCCACTTATTAAGGCTTACCACACTGGGACGACCTTATTTATCACCGGCTTATCCGTTCAGGTACCAGGATCTGAAGTACAGTCTCTTCCGTCTCCCCTATCAGTTCCTATCCAAACGACCGGTAACCAATCACCCCAGTGACACAGGACGGATTCCGGAAGAGAAAATCAAACATAAAAAATAA
- a CDS encoding GerAB/ArcD/ProY family transporter gives MTVNLNPQPKSMINAFLVMFIIHTAQTGVGIAGLPRVVFMEANRDAWICVFLSGLTISLVLFVMVAILNSYDSADLYGIHKDVYGKWLSVLFNCIYIVYLLCVTFIIMMNYIEMVQAWIFPKIQPWLVMGLLLILLAYGVSGGFRVVAGICFLGFIFAFWLVFMIYTPIKFMSINHLLPIMTASPDELMKGIYKSSFSMVGFELLFVYYPYIKEKQKVLKYALIGSGYTTVLFTVLTVVSIGFFSHETLMKTIWPVLSMFKILRIPNLERFEFIAVSFWMLIILPNICVYFWSAVRGMKRTFNLSHKKTILIFSIMIWSVSIFLENRTLINTITDRIATGSFILSFIYPFILFILVKFRTKLMKRRSDS, from the coding sequence ATGACAGTCAATCTGAATCCCCAGCCGAAATCAATGATCAATGCATTTTTGGTCATGTTCATCATCCATACAGCTCAGACCGGCGTAGGTATTGCTGGCCTCCCCCGGGTCGTCTTCATGGAGGCAAACAGGGATGCTTGGATTTGTGTTTTCCTATCGGGTCTTACTATCAGCCTGGTGTTGTTCGTCATGGTCGCCATCCTGAATTCGTATGACTCGGCTGATCTTTATGGGATCCATAAGGATGTCTATGGAAAATGGCTGAGTGTCCTTTTCAATTGCATTTATATCGTCTACCTTCTCTGTGTAACCTTCATCATCATGATGAATTACATTGAAATGGTCCAAGCATGGATCTTCCCAAAGATCCAGCCGTGGCTAGTGATGGGCCTCCTCCTTATCTTATTGGCCTATGGCGTGAGCGGAGGCTTCAGGGTTGTAGCGGGGATTTGCTTCCTCGGATTCATATTCGCCTTTTGGCTCGTGTTTATGATCTACACCCCCATTAAATTCATGAGCATCAATCATTTGCTCCCTATCATGACGGCTTCCCCGGATGAACTGATGAAAGGTATTTATAAAAGCAGCTTTTCCATGGTTGGTTTCGAGCTCCTTTTTGTCTATTATCCTTATATCAAGGAGAAGCAGAAAGTCTTGAAATATGCCTTGATTGGTTCAGGTTATACCACGGTCCTATTCACGGTACTAACCGTCGTTTCGATCGGCTTCTTCTCTCATGAGACACTGATGAAAACAATTTGGCCCGTCCTTTCCATGTTCAAAATCCTCAGGATTCCGAACTTGGAGCGCTTTGAATTCATCGCCGTGTCCTTTTGGATGCTCATCATCCTTCCAAATATATGCGTTTACTTTTGGAGTGCGGTAAGAGGTATGAAACGGACTTTTAATCTTTCTCATAAGAAGACAATCCTGATCTTTTCCATTATGATCTGGAGTGTGTCCATCTTCCTCGAGAATAGGACCCTTATTAACACGATTACAGACAGGATCGCTACGGGAAGTTTCATTCTTTCATTCATCTACCCTTTCATCCTTTTCATCCTGGTAAAGTTCAGGACTAAACTGATGAAGAGGAGGAGTGACTCTTGA
- a CDS encoding Ger(x)C family spore germination protein: MKILCILFSSMLLLTGCLETKYLEKLGLITAVGYDKAEDDKLKGTTVLYQFNPSMDEVEKTLTTTARTSKGIRLSQNLDTDHKLVSGQLRVAVYGKDIAEEGIAHLVDTLERDSSIGNMVYLAVAESTAEEILTFPLKEEPSNTGTYLYNLIQQNVDGDAIIAPTLQEFVTDYGSVGKDAILPMLSITNGDMGVEGFALFDEDRYVQSVGKEKFFYVRSLIENNEVGSVELGVPLEAFKEHLSKWDREDRTEEDLFITLDSIRSSFKIRLPDRDQPDFHITLKVKSRLLEMSEELHLGNPKVIKLLERSIDKKMEESIEDVLTFLQENHTDPVGFGMKYMSVRGHQDLTRKQWTDLYQKATFHVTVENEIVRTGVIN; encoded by the coding sequence TTGAAAATACTTTGTATTCTTTTCTCAAGCATGCTCTTGCTTACAGGATGCTTAGAAACCAAATACCTTGAAAAATTGGGACTCATCACCGCAGTCGGTTACGACAAAGCAGAAGATGATAAACTCAAAGGCACCACTGTTCTTTATCAATTCAACCCATCAATGGATGAAGTAGAGAAGACACTGACCACGACTGCTCGGACCTCCAAGGGAATCAGGCTCTCTCAAAACCTGGATACGGATCATAAACTCGTATCTGGACAGCTCAGGGTCGCGGTCTACGGGAAGGACATCGCGGAAGAAGGCATCGCTCACCTTGTGGATACACTCGAGAGGGATTCCTCCATTGGCAATATGGTGTATCTGGCGGTTGCGGAATCGACTGCTGAAGAAATATTAACGTTCCCCCTGAAAGAAGAACCTTCCAATACAGGGACGTATCTTTATAATCTCATCCAGCAGAATGTAGACGGGGATGCGATCATCGCTCCGACTCTGCAAGAATTCGTTACAGACTACGGAAGCGTCGGCAAGGATGCTATCCTGCCTATGCTGTCGATCACGAATGGAGATATGGGGGTGGAGGGATTTGCGCTATTTGATGAAGATCGCTATGTGCAAAGCGTCGGCAAGGAGAAATTTTTCTATGTACGCTCTCTTATTGAGAATAATGAAGTAGGTAGCGTAGAGTTGGGGGTTCCTTTGGAAGCTTTCAAGGAACATCTATCCAAATGGGACCGTGAAGATCGGACAGAGGAAGATCTATTCATCACCTTGGATAGCATACGGTCTTCTTTCAAGATCCGGTTACCCGACCGGGATCAGCCGGATTTCCACATCACCCTCAAGGTCAAATCACGCTTATTGGAAATGTCAGAGGAGCTTCATCTCGGAAACCCGAAAGTCATCAAACTGCTTGAAAGGAGTATTGATAAAAAGATGGAAGAGTCCATCGAAGATGTCCTTACGTTTCTGCAGGAGAACCACACGGACCCTGTTGGTTTCGGGATGAAGTATATGAGCGTGAGGGGGCATCAGGATTTGACCCGCAAACAATGGACGGACCTCTACCAAAAAGCGACGTTCCATGTCACAGTCGAAAATGAAATCGTCCGCACCGGAGTGATCAATTAA
- a CDS encoding DUF1033 family protein: MESKWKVIKTKSDAEPWWFFENWERDIVEEWSFDNDVEAIEKYKEQIHHHRSHYPNMKAKHIHSIAFWNPEEIEFCEACDDDLQLFIGLILFKDGKPAEHLPSNELTEDLRDYITNR; this comes from the coding sequence ATGGAATCAAAATGGAAAGTGATCAAAACGAAAAGCGATGCTGAACCATGGTGGTTCTTCGAAAATTGGGAACGGGATATCGTGGAAGAATGGTCCTTCGACAATGACGTCGAGGCCATTGAAAAATATAAGGAACAGATCCACCATCACCGATCCCACTATCCGAATATGAAAGCCAAACATATTCATTCAATCGCCTTTTGGAATCCGGAAGAAATTGAATTCTGCGAGGCCTGTGATGATGATCTTCAGCTATTCATCGGTCTGATCCTGTTCAAAGACGGGAAGCCTGCGGAACATCTGCCATCCAATGAACTGACCGAGGATCTCCGTGACTATATAACGAATCGATAA
- a CDS encoding cupredoxin domain-containing protein, which produces MKFYSISKRRFLITGLLMVVILVTASLWYFSNRDDYPTVSLPGGKAQVFQLVTGEFSSELPGGKKIEAYRWDPGTIVVESGKEVELRILGVNGHEHPFHIEGTNVTGVVKKGEETVVHYTFADPGTYKLVCDLHETMEQNGPMIAYIVVQ; this is translated from the coding sequence ATGAAATTTTATTCCATTTCCAAAAGAAGATTCCTGATCACGGGGTTGCTGATGGTGGTGATCTTGGTTACAGCCAGTTTATGGTATTTCTCGAATCGGGATGACTATCCGACCGTTTCCCTCCCAGGTGGCAAAGCCCAAGTATTTCAACTGGTAACTGGAGAATTCTCCTCAGAACTGCCCGGTGGAAAAAAGATCGAAGCTTACCGATGGGACCCCGGGACGATCGTCGTTGAAAGCGGAAAAGAAGTTGAACTACGGATCCTCGGAGTGAACGGGCATGAGCACCCCTTTCATATTGAGGGAACGAATGTGACCGGAGTGGTTAAAAAAGGGGAAGAAACAGTGGTACACTATACATTTGCCGATCCCGGGACCTATAAACTCGTATGCGACCTGCATGAAACAATGGAGCAGAACGGCCCCATGATTGCTTACATTGTCGTTCAATGA